The following nucleotide sequence is from Salvia splendens isolate huo1 chromosome 2, SspV2, whole genome shotgun sequence.
CCAAATATCTAACTTCACACATTTTTTTGCTAAAATGTCTGATATTTTTGATCCTATCTCAACATTGGAGGTGAGTGAAGATCATGAAATAAGATTGATGGCCATGAAGATGAGGTaaatacttaatttttttttctttgaccACAATTTTAgtttcatcttattaaatacaattattcagtttcatttttttgttaaataataGGGCGAAGATTGGAAAATATTGGGCGGAGGATATGGAATTAAATCCAAGGATGAACATGATTTTATACATTGCTGCCGTGCTTGATCCGAGACAAAAGATGAGTCACGTAGAGACATGCTTCAAGTCAATCTATGGAGATATACGAGGGGAAATCATGGTCAGAGATGTTACATACTCATTGAATGAGATGTTTGACTATTATGCGGCACAGAGAGAGGCTCGGAAACCGCCTCAACAGCAAAGAGATGGTGGCGATGAGGACGAAAATCAAGGGAGATCTGTTTTCCGAGGAACGTGTAGTCTCGTGGTCTTAAGTGGGAAGCGGCAGACCAACAAGTTTAATGAGCTTGTTGTTTATCTTACTGAAAACACTCACATCGAggagaatgatgacgtggaCCACTTTGATATCTTGAAGTGGTGGTCAGAGAATTCACCTTACCCCGTTCTAAGTGAGATGGCAAGGGATGTTTTGGCTATTCCTATTTCTAGTGTTGAATCTGAATGTGCATTTAGCTTGGGAGGTCGTATTCTCACTCCATATAGAAGCTCATTAGCTCCTTGTATGGTCGAGGCTTTAGTTTGTGCTTCAGATTGGTTGAAGAGTATTGACTTGgaaaagaaatataatgaaGACATGTTTGAAGAATTAGGCAACATTGGACTCAAAGAGTATCAGAGTGGTAAGTTAtattcattaaatttcatttatttatacatTTTACAGTTATACTTATTTGGCCTTCTTTTATTGTTTATCCATGTAGTATTAGCCACCATTGGAGATCGAGATGATGACCTACTTTGCCACAATAAAGATAATTAGATGGAGATTGATGGATTTTTTATGGACTTTTGATATTATGAATTTTGAATCTTTGATGAATTTTGAATCTTTGATGGTTATTGTAGATGGATGTTATTGTTAGATCGTATGAATTGTGATGGTTATTGTCTTATTGAACTTATGAATCATTGAATTGTGATGTTTGTTACGGACAGAAGTTTCAACTTATGAGTTGTGATGATTATTGATTTATTGTGGATGAATCAAAGTCTCTTCTCTTTTGTTAATATATGTTACAactaaagaatttttttttctaaaagttTATAGTTATTTTCTCTTAAATACTATTTCAAGTTTGTATTAAATTAGGACtacatgtttatatttataaaagtttgtagttaatatatttttaagaaaaagtcaaaattgaaattgaaatcggGACTGGATACCTGATCAttcgggactggatacccgagtcgggtaATTGGGTACCCGAAATAAAATTCGGATCGGGTACCCAAAATATTCGGATCGAGTATCCGCGGGTACCCGATTTGACAGCCCTAGCTTCTACTATTAGCTTCGAAATTCTAATAGAAATTTCtctttatttcattaaaaacaaatattttcattttttaactataaatattttttaaaatggtaataatatctctatttttttctttttcttttcattaacTCAAAATTAATACCGCATAAAATTCAATACCGAAAATCAAATATttcatactctctccgtcccaataaatataaaTCATTTGGTTTCCGATATAGAATTTTATGcaatgttattttgtgagttaattaacatagagtaaagtaagaacgATGAAAAAAAGAGATGgcgttgtttccattttaaaaaatattttatttttagtgcgacaatctaaaaataaaatatttcatttttaatggtgTTATGTCTAGTTTATCGAGTAGCTGATATTCTCTCCATTCCAtgttaattaaatcatttttctaTATGAATCATTTTTACTCCAtttgttccatagtaatagagtcattttgtcatttggtacgttccataataatagaatcatttacctttttagtaaaagtcaacacatgtttccacacctactttactctctcttacttttttctctcttcatctatctacctttttcattttccattttattctctatttacttaactcacctaatataatttttttaatcttcgtgtcgaaaagaaatgtcccatttactatggaacggaaggagtattttttagcaaaaagtaaaggtctatcttactttattattttcgtTTCTTTTACTACTTTACTTAATTTCCGTATAAACAAAAAAGTGCATCGAACGGCATTTTCTTTGGTTACACTTTTTCgtgtttttaattaatttcagcATTTAATCAGTGGGTAAAATAACAGGTCTGCGGCCCCTCTGTGCACCAGAGCGAGCTAACATGGTAGGATGCAGGCGGCGGTTATCtcttcatttccttttccttcgTCTTTCGCCTCCTCTAAACGCCTAAAAATGACTACGGCGTCTCCGGATTTCTCCGCCCACACCCGCCGCCCTGGGGTTTCCACCCTATTACTGCTGCTCGTGGCGGCGGTGCTCCTTTCCTGCTTCCTCCTCCACAGAGCTGTCCAATTCGGAATCACCACTAACAACGGATCACCTCTCTATTCGGTCAGTCTCCTCTCCTCGATCTACCCAATTTCATTTTCTGCTTTATCGATTCGATTACTCTCGCTTTTTCCCCAATTCCATTCTCAATGTGGATGAATTAGCTGCGCAACAGAGATTACTCATGAAGCCACCATAATCATTATTAGCGGAGtagtaatttaattaaaaaagatttttattttactagAATTGTATTCTAGTTCATACATGTAGCCATCAATTTGAATTTACAACTGCTTCATTCAAATTTGTGTCAAAATCAACCAAGTCGAAGAAAAATAGAACCATTTAAAGTGATGTATACAAAACAATAAGAATCTTAGACTATTTTGAGTTGCTTTGTGACTGTAACTTATTTTAGTAACAACCATCTTTAGATGTGAATTGAAAATCAGCTCATATGTTTTTTGGATAATCAAGGCTATATTTCGATAACAATATAGTTGCATTTCACAAAAAGCATAGGTATGCCTTTTGGCATTTACAGGGGATAAGCAAAGCTCAGTTGGGAACTTATCGGAATTTATCATTGTATAAGTAGAGAAGTTTCGGTTCATTGGTCCAATTATGCTTCACTGGAGTCAAATAATCCACCTcgtctttcatatttttaatacCAATAACATTTCCATTCTAATTCCTAATTATTTAATGGTTGTTGTAGGACAGTAAAGAGTATAGTCTTGAGAGAGTTTTGAAGGTTGCTTCGATGCCAGATAACACAGTGATCTTAACAACCTTGAATGAAGCATGGGCAGCTCCAAATTCGGTGATTGATCTATTTCTTGAGAGTTTCCGAATGGGAGACCAAACCCGTTGGTTACTCAACCATTTGGTGATTGTTTGTTTGGATCAAAAGGCATTTTCCCGTTGTATGGCTGTACACTCCCATTGTTTTTCCCTTGTGACTGAAGGAGTTGACTTTTCACATGAGGCTTATTTCATGACCCCGGACTACTTGAAGATGATGTGGAGAAGGATTGATTTCCTAAGATCTGTTCTTGAAATGGGATATAACTTTGTTTTCACGGTATGCATTTTATTTACTTATCTGTTGAGCACTCATCACACTCTAGCATGCTCACAAGTCATAAATATAGCAGGCTATTCACTCAGAACTTTGGCTTGGAAACATGAAGCTCAATGAATTTTGATTCAGTATTCTTGGTTCTTGCAATATTTCCATGAATAGCAATCTTACATCTAATACTTATCACACATTTATTTAGTGTCATTTTTGAAAGTCATGCCACATTCTATAAGAAAATTAACTACATTTGAGATGAAGTCCTTACTTGTACTATGATGATATGGTGCACTATGAATGAACATGATTATTTTGGACGATTCTCTCTGTACTTAATTTACTTATTTCTTATAAATAGGATGCAGACGTTATGTGGTTCAGAGATCCATTTCCTCATTTCCATCCAGATGCTGACTTTCAGATAGCATGTGATCACTTCTCTGGCAGATCTGATGATCTAGAAAATAAGCCTAATGGTGGGTTCAAGTTTGTAAGATCAAACAAACGATCTATAGAATTTTACAAGTTCTGGCATGCCTCTCGTGGATTATACCCTGGACTACACGATCAAGATGTTCTTAATAAGATTAAGAACGACTCCTTCATCCTGGAGATGGGGCTTCGCTTGAGATTCTTGGACACTACGTACTTTGGTGGGTTCTGTGAACCCAGTGAAGATCTGGATGAAGTTTGTACAATGCATGCAAACTGTTGTTTGGGGTTGAGCAGTAAGCTTCACGACCTCAGAATTTTGCTCGAGGACTGGAAAATGTATGTGTCTTCTTCCCCAATGAGCTCTGAATCATCTGGTTGGAGAGTTCCACTGAATTGTAGGTAAGGCTACTGCTTCTGCATTGTAATTCTAATCTTCTAGCTAGAGTTGTTTCGTCCGTTTACCTACTACTGCCTGGTATATTTAATCAAATATTTTGCTGTAAATTGTTTGTTTCCAGTCTTGATTCACTCCACCTTTATGTTCAACAACCTGATCCAACATGGCCCAACTCAATCTGAGTGACAACTTGCTCTGACCCTCCCTCGCCTGTGGCAGCACGGATGGCTAGTAACATCTGAAAAGTACGGCCATCTAACAGTTAGGTATTGTATCAAGCCCGTAACATCTGTAAATCTCTTCTGCACACctaaaaaagggaaaagaaaaatcGAAATGGTGGCTGTATTTTCCTAGTGAGCCTGTCTATGTTTTAGTATAATCGTTGTCACAGTCGCTCTTATGGTTTGTGAGTAGAGGTCTGGGGTTATTTCACAATACAGTAACAACAGAGGGGATTGTGAGGGCTTTCACATATTCGTACAACTCTTTACGAAAACACGCAGTCTCGTATTTCCATTTTTCCAGATCTCTGGAATGCAGAGAAAAATTGAAGTTGCAGGCTACGAGTTAACTTGGGAAAAGGGCTGTGTATTAGAACTCTGTATTACTGTGAAAATAGCTGCTTCCAATAGTGATGTACATTGAAGGCGTAGATGGAAAAACAAGATAATGTTGCTTCAAATCATTGTTTACTGAACAAAATATATCTACTTCTTCAGTACTAATTTTGAAGTTTCTATTtatcatttctttttaaaattttcatcttGTGTTCTTGTTGTCTGTTCTTGCCGGCATAGAAGCATTGTAGTGAGTTGTGACAGGCTTTCCTATGCTCGTGCATTCTCAATACGACAGCAAGGGTATGGGAGTGAACAGGGAAGCCTCTATCGAACTATGATGTAAAGTGTCATCAATCAAATTAACAAAGCGTCTATACCTTGTATTCATCGTCAACACCATAAACGAAACGAAACGAAATAGAATGTTTGGGTTATAAATCGCAGTTGAAATACAGCAGGTATGGGAAAACAGATACtattatgaagaaaaaaaatagcaGGTGGGCACAGCCAACATTGCCGGAGTTTAAATTTTCAATATACTCTGCGTTTTCCCTAAATGTCGAGCCACCCTCTTTGCCATGAACAAATATGGTTGCTCACATTCACAGTAGTTTTACCGTCAGGACCAACGACATAATATGGCGAATCGTCGGGAAAATCAGATGGCGTTTTCAACCAGTAGAGGCTTGGCTCCCAATCTACTCTTTTGAGCACCTTCAGTATTTCCCTTGCCACAATTTGGGACCCTTCAGATGACAAATGGATTCCGTCTCTGCACATTCGACCCGAAAATAAGCTTTTTATGCAATAGATGAAGGCATTATATGGTCAACATTTATAGTAGTTACATTATTCATTTACATTGTGCTGTGACACAATGAAGTAGTAGTATGAAATAAAACATCATTGTGGATTTTTTCTGCTTACATGAAGCAAGTATCAGCCCAGTCATCTTTTTCTTGAATAGCAGTCCAAAGATCGATGGCCTCAACATCCATTTCTTTGCATAATTCTACTAGTTTTTCTGAATACAAACAGCAGCCTTCGTTCGTGCGCGCTTGATCATCTAATGCATTTCTGGACAACGACGAGCAAAAGCAATTAGGTAACAAGATCAAAAACTACTGTGGAGCTGTTGCAGAATTGCTTACCCGAAAACCTCACGGATTCTTGCTTCATTGACGGGCGGAGAGGTAAGACATATCACCCTCGTCTCATCTGAAAGACCCTGCGATTGATGAAAAATAATGACCAAGGTAGTCCAGAGGCATCATTCAAAAAAACCAGTGTTGAACAGACCTTGATGTGAGCTATCATGGTTTTCATGTTTTGGATGTATTCGGGAAGAGGAACATGAGAACCTATCCCACTGGGGTGGGGTTTTGTTGCATCATTGCCACCAAAATAGAGTATAACCAAAGAAGGCTGAACCGGTTCGTCCTTCGGGAAAAGCTTGTCGAGGACTTGAAGAGCCATCCGGGTGTTCCAACCCGAGTATCCTCGTagtaacacatccgccttcaataagtAGCTCAAATTTACTATACATGATTGTATTTAATGGACAAAACTAGAGATCAAATCTCAGCCATTCATTTTTCTGGATAAAATAAATCAAGCAAATGAGAATACCTTTCGAGCGTAGAGGTCAGCTAAAATAGCGCCCCAGCCTCCGACATTGAAGCTCATTTGGATAACGGATGATCCGAACAGCACAAACTGCGGCCGACGACAACCCAccatcttcttctccttctacTGCTTCAAATTCGCcttatgaatttaattgattttttattttgaagaaaatgaagaagaagTTGGTGGTGGTTGGCTGTGGAATCATTTGGTGGGTTGGTGTAATCCTATTTTATTAGTTGGTTAAGTTCCAACTGTGAATCCACTTGTCATAATTTAATCAACAATTATTAAGTGTAATCCTTGGAAATGTATACAAGTCAACGATATTACCTATTATTGGGTATGAGGAATTATAATTTTTCCATATCAACTCTTGGGGGAGAtgatttgctttattttttaatttcttttttttgtttgactATTGCTGTTGCGTACTCGACTCTACTGCTCGATTGGGGTtgcaagataaaaaaaatattggaattcaatttctttttcttgtaaCGTGACTATCgaattttttgttttgattcatACATTGTTTTCTATTTAGGCAGATCGGTTTTGATTTTGGAGCAATTCAATTTCATAGAAAAAGTTTACTTACAAAACTACAAATTCATTATTACTAAGTGGAGggtagggctgacaatttttggcaCGACACGATAACCCGACACGAATTCGCATGAAATTAATGGATTTAAGTctgagcttattgggttcgtgtccttatcgggtcgacccgttaagaacACAAAAATTTTGTGTCATGTTCGTgtacccattaagaaataatattattatattattaattttcattattttaaaaatattgttttttttgttagaTTTCGTTGGATTTTGTTGCTATGAATCTATTGATATTATTGTTCATCAAATCAAATTGTGTAAtcaaattttagatttttaatgATCAGATTCAAGATTTTGTAACTTTTGTTATTCTTGAGCAGTTGTTAACAGGTTCTTACCGTGTTATGAGGTTCTAACCGtattatcaggtcgtgttgctATAGTGTCATGTCATGTATGtattgttatcgtgtcgtgttgacccaaTGTGGTTCGTGTcattaatgggttcgtgtcgggttcgtgtcgtgttcgggTTTGAGGGTAGCAGGTCGTGTTCGTATTCGGGTTTGAGATTTTCTTAACGAGTCATGTTCGTGTTTGTCCTTATTGGGTCATGTCGTTAACatgttgacccgataacgacccaacacGCACGATTTGTCACCCCTagtggagggagtatattttaaattttaaagctAAGTCTCGTTTAAAAATTTGATCAGAGCTCCTAATTTTAAACAgggaataaatatttttaaaatatattttatgaaTGAAGAAATGATATATATTTTTGCAACCGTATTATACTAAGTTTAAATAAGGATGTTGGATTTCTATAGATTTTTAACTATTTAAGCTTATTCAAAAAATCTAATCAAGCACGGGAAGTATAAGTCCATTTTATCCGTTTTTTACATTTTTAGATTTGCAATATTGTATctcgagattaaatatgtagtgtatttggttcataagattgagtctCACAACTCAATTTTAGATAGATAATGATGCGATAATTAGTCATATTATCTcactccaactaaaataatctcacaattcaatcTTAGATTATGTCCTGATACTATTTTATTTAGAAAACTGAGCACCACCTAATAATATAAATACTataaggtggtgttcggttgccaagataaaataataacaacatATAATCTTGGATTGAGTTGTaaaattattttagtaattgtaggttaactatgactaattatctcatgattatccatctagaattgagtTGTGAGTGTTAGAAAGCAGCGAAGATCACGCGAGGATCACACGACGATTATACGAAGATTACAGAATTAATGTAGAATGATCCTTTCCTAATTTATAGCTAGGgtaaatcttaccatatgtaCATAGTATTGCTGCCTATATGAGGCGTGTATTCTCCCATCATTAAGATATACTTAGATGAATAAAacatagccttattcaacatagTACCAGAGCATTCAGAGCATAATAAACGAGGGCTCAGAATATAGTTTCATCATCGCCCGATACCTGTCCCGACCTGAAGGCGGACAACCGGCGAGAGACCTGGAAAATGGCAGAAGGAGACGATGTCAAAAGCGGCGACATTAAACTCAAAGCAAGCAAGAATGTTGCAGTAGCATTCAAGCTAAACGGGAGAAATTATCCCCTATGGGCTCGACTGATGCGAGTAGCCATCGGGAGCAGGAGGGCTCTACGGCATATCACCGGGGTGCCGGAACCACCAAAGCCAACCGATAAAGAATACTTGGAATGGGAGGAGACCGATTTAGTGGTCTTCTCCTGGATCGTAGACAATATGGAGATCGAAATTGTCGGAGATTTCGCGCATCACCAAAGTGCGAAAGCCATCTGGGACAGCTTAGCCGTGACGTACCAGAGTACGTCGGACTCGTACATGATTTACGACCTGGAGGATAAGGCCAGCCGAATCGTCCAAGGGGACTTGGATCTGGAAACGTATTGGAGAACCCTACATGGAGTATGGATCGAAATCGATCGGTGCCAGACAAAGACGATAAACTGCTGTGACAAAGGAGTCGGTGAGTATCGAGATATCACAAATCAGAAACGATTATACAAATTCTTGGCGGGGTTGAACCCCCAATTCAAAGGAACAAGAAGGGACATCCTCAAAGAGAGCCCAGCCCCCCAGTAGACGTCGCATATGGCTGGGTGAAGAGGGAGGCCATACGGCTCAAGATAATGCCGCCGGCCAACCCCGACTCAACCGCCGCAGCAATGGGGTAGGGCTCGGATTTGGAGCCCGAAACACCCGATTCCAGACGCCGCAGACCCAGCAGCCGCCAAACCGTCTCGGACCACACCACACCGCCTCCAACAACCGCCGCGGAGCAACCAAACCCGACAAATCCAAGCTGTGGTGCTCGAATTGCGGTATGAACAAACATACCCGGGAAACTTACTTCAAATTGGTTGGTTTCCCAGATTGGTGGGAGGAAAATCAGAGGGGCAAGGCCAAATTGGCCATCGGAGTTGACGAAAATGGCGGAACAGAGAGTACCGTCCGAGGACGAGGCGGTGCAGAGAATGGAGCTccaggcggcggcgacggcagaCGTGGAGAAGAGGTGGGGCAGGCTGCATTCGCCGGACGCGTCGGAGGGTCGGAGAGCGGCGCCGCTCCGTATGGGGAAGGAGGTAATGGGCTAGGGTTGAACAAACCCTACCCATATAATTTCTTTCCTAAACACCCTCCAAGTTTACTTAAATCTCATAATAGACCCCATGTCTTGCAATCTGCCCCCCACACTAGGAGTATTTCGAAAACTGACCCCTCAGATTGTGATATTGCTTTAGTCAGTCCCAATAGTTTTAAAATATTGCACGATCTGCCTATTGCATGTACGGTTAAACGTAAAATTGATGATAAAGATGGAaggtggatttttgattgtggggctaCTGACACGATGACCCATGATAGGAAagattttgttaatttttgtgGCTCTATGAAAAGTCAGATTCAGACTGCAGATGGGGAATTGACTTCGGTAGAGGGGAGTGGGACAATTGAGATTTCACCAACATTAAGATTGTCGAATTGCCTATATGTTCCCAAATTGTCTCACAAGTTGATGTCTATTAGCCATGTGACGAAGGAATTAAACTGTACATTGCTAATAAATCCTaatttctgtgtattacaggatatcaggacgaggaggataattgggcgtggcactgagcgtcaaggcctctactatgtggatgagatggCTCACCAAGGTAGTGCCGCGATGCTAGCTCACGGATCTGCGACTCGAGAtgcttggttgtggcacagaCGTCTAGGTCATCCATCTCTTGGTtattttaaattactttttccTAGTTTTTCCTATCTGAAGGATTTTGAGTGTAAGTCTTGTGTTTTGGCGAAAAGCCACAGACAGTCGTTTAAGTCTTCTGAAACTCGTGTCAAGAATTTGTTTTCTTTAgtgcatgctgatgtttggggcTCTGCGCCCGTtattggtgatcatggttttcgatatttttttattttcgtggATGATTGTTCAAGgatgacttgggtatattttttaaagaataaaTGTGAGGTTTATGATAAATTTGTCCTTTTTTACAAACTGAttcaaactcaatttcaaacaaccattaaagtccttagatctgataatgggagagAGTTCGTCAATAAGGAAATGGCAAATTTTTTCACGGAACACGGGTTAGTTCACCAAACCTCATGTCCATATACCCCTGAACAAAATGGAGTAGCCGAGAGGAAAAATAGGATAATTATGGAAATAACTCGTGcactatttttttattccaaCGTTCCAAAATTTCTTTGACCTGAGGCAGTCGCCACATCTGTTTATTTGGTAAATCGTCTCCCtacgaaaattttgaaaatgcaAACACCGTTACAACTTTTATCTTCCCTAGGCAGTGTGCCTGAACCTCTTACCTTACCCCTTAAGATTTTCGGATGCTCCGTGTATGTTCATGTTCCCAAACACGAGAGAACAAAATTTTCCGCTTGCGccataaaatgtgtttttttggggtaTGGGATAAACCAAAAGGGTTATAGGTGTTTTGATCCTTCGTCTAGGAAGATAATCACAACCATGAACTGTAATTTTTTGGAGTGTGAATACTACTACGCCAgtcttagcggtcagggggagagtagtaAGGGTAATGTTGATAGGACAAGTGGACCCTTAAACTGGTTTGTGCCATCTCCAAGTGACTCTGTTGCGGAACCAACCGAGACGGCTAGCGCTACCGCCGAGCCTGTCTCACCTGCTGTGGAGCCTCCTCAAATACCGCGTCCCGAcagtcctcctccagtgatatccgaggtaatctCTGAAACTGAAGGCAATAGTACAAATATTCCTAATGACTCAGCTGCAGAACCAACCGAAGATGTAGAAAATGTTGTGATTGATGGGGATACCGGTCAGTATACACTTCCGTATCGAAGCACAAGGGGCGTCCCACCCAAGCGATACAGTCCAGAACGGATCTCGAGGAAAAATAGATATTCTGTGGCAAATCTGGCTAAGGCAATCTGACGGAAATGGCAGAGGCATTCATGACGGCTCTGTATAAGGAAGAGGAGATTCCTAGGTCAGCCGAGGAAGCAATGCAGATCCCACACTGGAGAGAAGCAATGCTTGTAGAAATGAGTGCACTGATGAAGAGCAAAACATGGGAGGTGTGCACAAGGCCAGAAGGGTCTAAACTAGTGGGATGTCGATGGGTGTTCACAATCAAGAGGAAGCCAGACGGGTCGATTGAACGCTACAAGGCAAGGTTAGTGGCGAAAGGCTATACTCAAacctatggagttgattatgcaGAGACCTTCTCACTGGTGGCCAAGATGAATACTATTCGTGTACTGTTTTCTATTGCTGCGACAAAGGATTGGCCTCTACACCAATTTGATGTAACCAACGCCTTCCTACATGGCGAATTGACTAAGCCATTCTATATGGAAGCTCCACCAGGATTTGAGGGAGAATTCAAGACGGGAGAAGTGTGCAAACTCAAGAAGACTCTTTATGGGTTGAAGCAGTCACCAAGGgcatggtttggaagatttactgaagtgatgaagaagtacggatACAAACAGAGTAACTCAGATCATACTTTGTTcctaaagaaaaaggatgggaAAATCACCTGCCTGATCATCTACGTAGATGACATGATCCTGACTGGAGATGataaagaagaaataaaacagCTAAGGAAGAACTTATTTGcggagtttgaaatgaaagatctgGGTCTCCTGAAATATTTCCTGGGTATTGAGGTAATGCGATCCAAGAAGGGAATCTTCATAAGTCAACGGAAGTACGTTCTAGATCTCCTAACGGAGATAGGAATGTTGGATTGCAAGCCCGCAGAAACACCGATGATGCAGAACCATGGTCTCCGACTAACTGAAGGGGCAGAGCTTACGCACCAAACAAGATATCAACGTCTGGTAGGTAAGCTTATCTATCTTTCTCACACAAGGCCGgatattgcatatgctgtgGGAATagtaagtcaattcatgcataaaCCTCAAGTCGACCATTAGGAAGCAGCATTAAGGATTGTGCGATACTTAAAGGGAACTCCAGGACATGGGATATTGTTTGAGAATCATGGGAACTTAGCAGTGCATGGATTcaccgatgcagattgggcaggaaatccaAACGACCGGAGATCTACTGCAGGGTACTTTACATTCGTGGAAGGTAATCTTGTGACATGGCgaagcaagaagcaaaaggtggaggccttgtcaagtgcagaagcagagTTCCGTGGAATCAAAAGTGGGCTGACAGAAATCCTATGGATAAAGAAGCTAATGACAGAACTTGGCTTGATGCCAAACGAGCCGTGTAGACTtttctgtgacaacaaggcaGCGATCAGCATATCCGAAAATCCAGTGCAACACGATCGGACGAAACACGTTGAGGTGGATcgtcacttcatcaaggagaatatAGAGGCAAGAGTGATAGACCTTCCATTTGTTCGCTCGAGAGATCAGCTAGCAGATATACTTACAAAGGCAGTGGATGCAAGGAGCTTCAGtgaagtattgggcaagttgAACATAGGAGATCCCATTgttcaacttgagggggagtgttagaaagcAGCGAAGATCACGCGAGGATCACACGGCGATTATACGAAGAT
It contains:
- the LOC121792099 gene encoding uncharacterized protein At4g15970-like; this translates as MQAAVISSFPFPSSFASSKRLKMTTASPDFSAHTRRPGVSTLLLLLVAAVLLSCFLLHRAVQFGITTNNGSPLYSDSKEYSLERVLKVASMPDNTVILTTLNEAWAAPNSVIDLFLESFRMGDQTRWLLNHLVIVCLDQKAFSRCMAVHSHCFSLVTEGVDFSHEAYFMTPDYLKMMWRRIDFLRSVLEMGYNFVFTDADVMWFRDPFPHFHPDADFQIACDHFSGRSDDLENKPNGGFKFVRSNKRSIEFYKFWHASRGLYPGLHDQDVLNKIKNDSFILEMGLRLRFLDTTYFGGFCEPSEDLDEVCTMHANCCLGLSSKLHDLRILLEDWKMYVSSSPMSSESSGWRVPLNCSLDSLHLYVQQPDPTWPNSI
- the LOC121792100 gene encoding GDSL esterase/lipase CPRD49-like, which gives rise to MVGCRRPQFVLFGSSVIQMSFNVGGWGAILADLYARKADVLLRGYSGWNTRMALQVLDKLFPKDEPVQPSLVILYFGGNDATKPHPSGIGSHVPLPEYIQNMKTMIAHIKGLSDETRVICLTSPPVNEARIREVFGNALDDQARTNEGCCLYSEKLVELCKEMDVEAIDLWTAIQEKDDWADTCFIDGIHLSSEGSQIVAREILKVLKRVDWEPSLYWLKTPSDFPDDSPYYVVGPDGKTTVNVSNHICSWQRGWLDI